The following is a genomic window from Microtus pennsylvanicus isolate mMicPen1 chromosome 3, mMicPen1.hap1, whole genome shotgun sequence.
GATAAATGTTTGCAGATGCTAACTCATTTAATCAGAACATCTCATTTTAcatgtggggaaactgaggcaagaagaccTAGTAGAGCTGGCACTGTGGCTCACTTTAAGCTAGACACTGGCTCAGAGCAGTATCTCTGAGCACTTTCATTCCCCAGCCCGTAAGTGTTGCAGAGGAGATGCTCACTTGAGGGTCCGGGTTGTGCTAGGCAGTAGAGAAAAGAGGGTTTTACAGGAGTAGACGGAACGTGGTTCCTCACCGTGTTGTGAGAGAAGATGGAGTAGGCTGGGcaagaaggagttgagagttctgaAGGGAGGAAGAGTGTAGGGAAGGAAAGATGAACCTTCATATTCAGCAGTCAGGAGAAATGGGGGGTCTATGTTCTTTCCCTCTGAATACTGTTCCTAAGACATTAACTGAGATGCACACATTTCTTTTAGGCAGGAAGGAGCCAAAGTCTGCCTGATATCTCCCGAGcagctacagaacaagtttcccTGGATAAACACAGAAGGAGTGGCTCTGGCCTCTTATGGTGAGGTTCATCTGCAGAACATGTGCTTGCTTTCCCTGAACATGGGCACTGAAGATCTCCTTGGGTTGGAAGTCTCAGTGTGACTTCTCCACACTGAAGGAGGACCAATTCCTTCTGAGCAACAGGGCCTCCCAAAATCATGCTACATCTCTGGCCTTCAGCATGACTAGACTCCAGTACAGCTGGTCAAGATGACCTTTTCTGCTTCTAAAGCCCTAAAAAAGTGTGTGGGGTAATCAGTAGGAAGAGGAGGGTCCCAGTGCTTCATGAATTTGTTTTTCCTCATGTCAGGGATGGAGGATGAAGGTTGGTTTGATGCTTGGTCTTTGCTCCAGGGTCTTCGTCGAAAGGTCCAATCAATGGGAGTCTTACTCTACCAGGGAGAGGTGACACGTGAGTCCGAAGTCTCATTCCCTTAACTTATGTCTTGCAGCCAGGACAAGGCCTAGACCAGGCTCTGCCTTTTTGCTCACAGCACACCCAGGGTTGGCTGTTTTCTGTGAGAGGGGTACTGCTAAACAGCTCAGCTTTCTCCTCCCTGCGCTGCCCTGCTCCTGTGTGGCCAAGTTCATTCTGGTCTCTTGATATCTGTTCACTTGGGTACCTATGAGAAAGCACTTATCcttcccatctcctttccttgagAAACCAGTGTTGGTCATGGAGCTAGGAATGTAGCTGTTAGTGGGGAGCTTACCTAGGATGCATGAAGTCCTACGATCCATCCCCCTAGGTTATATTCCCATCATCACAGAAACTGAGCACAGTCTGtcatacatgcctgtaatcccagaagaatcagaagttcagggtcatcctgaactacatagcaagtctgaggccaatcTGTCATACATGAGATGCTTTCTCAAAAGAAACCAGTGTGATCCCCCTTTCCCtcaaggactgtgtgtgtgtgtgttactgttctgttgctttgaaaaaaacaccatgaccaaagcaattctttttttgttgttgttgttgttttttttttttttttttttttttttttttttttttttcgagacagggtttctctgtggctttggagcctgtcctggaactagctctgtaaaccaggctggtctcgaactcacagagatccgcctacctctgcctcccgagtgctgggattaaaggcgtgcgccaccatcgcccggccgacCAAAGcaagtcttttaaaataatttaattaagggCTTGTTTATagcttcagagggttagtccattatcagcaatGGTGGGGAGCATGCTAACGAGCAGGCAGGTATGGTgctagaaaagtagctgagagttctatcctaatccacaggcagcaggcagagagacagactgacCCTGGTcctagtgtgggcttttgaacTCAATGCCTctccctagtgacacaccttctctaacaagaacacacctcctaattcttcccaaatagttcaTCAACTGGGAACTAAGCAttgaatatatgagcctatgggggccattctccaaccacctctgtgtgtgcatgcgtgcgtgcctGTGTTGATGGCAGCACTGGGGATAGagcccagggtctcatgcatgctaagcacatGCCCTACTGCTGAAATAACCTTTCCTGGaggacttattttttaatttctttcctgcAGGATTCATCACTTCATCTGGCCATATGCAGACCCCAAGTGGGGAACAGGTAGTCTTGAGAAGGATCAACGAAGTCCATGTAAGTCCCAAGTTCCAGTCTTTTCCTTACTCCAGTAATGGGGCAAGAAGGGTAGTAATCTGCCCGGATATAGGCCTTCTGTCTGCTTCCCAGTACTGACGAAGTTAGGCTTAGGAGGAAATAAACCTCTCAGGGTCCACTCTGAGCGTCATATCGTCTGTTGTGCCCTTGTACTACATCTCTCACACACCCCAGCCTCCTTCCTCTTACCCTCTGTTGTCTATAGGTAAAAATGGACAAGAGTCTGGAGTATCAGCCAGTGGAGTGTACTGCAGTGATCAATGCTGCAGGACCCTGGTCTGGGCAGATTGCAGAGCTGGCTGGTATTGGGAAGGGACTGCCTGGCACCCTTCAGGGCACCAAACTACCTGTGGAGCCAAGGAAAAGGTAACTATCTTCAGGGCAGCTaaggatgagaaagaaatgatacaAAAGTTCCTaaacttttgttttgtgtgtgtgtgtgcgtgtgtatgtgtgtgtgtgtgtagtctggaCAGAGGGTTGGTGCTATTCCTGCAATGTCTTAACCCCCCTGATCATGACAGGTATGTGCACTTATGGCACTGCCCCCAGGGACCAGGTCTGGAGACACCATTGGTTGCAGACATCAGTGGAGTCTATTTTCGGCGAGAAGGATTGGGCAGCAACTACCTAGGTGGCTACAGCCCCACTGAGGTAAATTAAGTTGCAAGGGGACAGAGACGAGATGCCATTAAAGAGGGAAGCCTTTGAGCACTCTATGTTGTTACTGAGGTTAGCACTGGAATCCACTGAAGGGATTGATTATAGGAATCAGATCTGGGTTTGCCCTCATATTATAAGCAGTATATAAGCCTTGCCTCTACCGCTCACTTAGGAGGAAGAACCAGACCCAACCAATCTGGAAGTGGACCATGATTTCTTCCAGAACAAAGTGTGGCCCCATTTGGCCCAGAGGGTGCCATCTTTTAAGACTCTGAAGGTAACTAACAGGGAATAAATGTTCCTGTTGGGCCTGGGAATCAAATAAGATTGATGATCCTGGAGCGTCTTAGTCCCTTTGACCTGTCGTGTTCCCTCCACCTAACAGTTGCTAAGGAATCTGTGGATCTGTCCCATCCATGAACCCTTTAGCAGCTAATCCCTAAGCAAGGGTGTGGGTTGAGCATGTCTGCAGCTTTGCCAAAACCTTCAGCATCTTTTGCACCTGCAGGTGCAGAGATCCTGGGCTGGCTATTACGACTATAACACTTTTGACCAGAATGGCGTGGTGGGCCCGCACCCACTAGTTGTCAACATGTACTTTGCTACGGGCTTCAGTGGTCATGGACTTCAGCATGCACCTGGCATCGGCCGAGCAGTGGCAGAAATGGTACTAGATGGCCAGTTCAATACCATCGACATGAGCTCCTTCCTCTTCACCCGCTTTTACTTAGGAGAGAAGTTACAGGAGTACAATATCCTCTGAGCATGGAAACTCTTCTCTGGGCCTCGCCAGCCCAGGTGTTGTCCTTGCCTCACATTGGCTGTGGTTACTGCCTGAGTCTCCCCAGGACCATGTCATGGCTGCATCCCTTTCCTCACCATCCTCCTAGCTGGACCActcttccctgtgtgtgtctctggacATGGTATGAGCATAGGCACAGAGGCCCAGGCCAATGGAAAGTGGTGAAGTGGGGCTCCAGACtgattgtagcccaggctaatgCCATCATCCAAAAAAAATTGGGCTGGTATCCTGGGTATGGGGCCCAGGACTGGCCTCCTTCCTGGTAGAGGAAATGGGTCTCTGACCCCCTGACCAGAGCCCAGGTACACAGCATTCTAGGATCACCTGTCCCAAATGTATGGACTCGTCTGTTATTTAATCAATATATGTGATTAACCCCTTTCCTCTGGtcttgtgttctttctgcttctcttgtACAGCAGAAACTTTTGAAGTATCATGCCATTAAAAAGGCAGCCTCATCCTCTCAGGAGTGTTTCTCAGATCCTTTGTGGGAGGCATCCTGTTTGCAAGCTAGTATGCCCTGTCCCTGAGTTCCACAGGAACAGATGGTTCCAGACAGGAGAAATGAAATCGTTTAGTCAACCTATAAAGCTCCAGCTTCTGGCTACCAACATTCAGTCTATCGCAAGATTCAAAGTAGCATTCTGACTGGATCATGGCGGGAAAGACGAGGAACCAGGGTCTGAAGAGTCACCCTAAGAAGCTTGGATTTCTTCTTGGCAGAAGTCCAGCAGAAGAGTTTTAAATAGAGAGCAACATGATCAGATTTCCCTTGTAAAAGTCTCTCTCCGGCTAAgagtggtggtggcccatgccttcaatcccagcattcaagaggcagaggcaagagaatcccTGTGGGTTTGAGGACAACCAGGTCTGCAAAGCTAGTtttaggtcagccagggctacacagagaaaccctgtcttaaaaaaaaaccaaaaacagacatacatgcaggcagaacattgtatatgtattttttttaaaaaaaaaatcttttttttaaaatatttatttatttattatgtatacaatattctgtctgtgtgtatgcctgcaggccagaagagggcaccagaccccattacagatggttgtgagccaccatgtggttgctgggaatttaactcaggacctttggaagagtaggcaatgctcttaacctctgagccatctctccagcccaataaataaatcttaaaaaaaaaaaaaaaaaacctccctctGACTCAGGTGcagcctggtggcagagcgcTCAGCATGTGGatggccctggatttgatcctcaaCAACAACACAAGAGGTGATCTGGGGAAGTCACAGAAAACAATTCTAGATGAAGGCTGTTGCAGCCCAAATAGCAGGTGACAGTCATGGTGGGAAACACATAACACATGGAGCAATGTAGTGACAATGACAATGTGAAATGGAGCCATTATTTCCTAGGTTTCCGGCTAAACAGCCAAATGGGTACCATGTTTCTCACAGAAATGACACAGGAAAGAACAGCAAAATGAGTAGCCTAGTGTGGGACATGCTGAAAGGAAAGTACCTGTGGTAGGTGTCATGTGTAAGCcgagaccccaaataatcacacagaaactatattaattctaacactgtttgaccaatggttCATTCATATTTCTAGCCAGCTgttatatcttaacccatttctattaatctgtgtgtcaccatgatgctgtggcctactggtaaggttctagtgggtgtctttctctttcggcagcaacatggcatctctttgactccacctactctgtctctctatctctgttctgatttccggCCTGGCTTTACTCAGCTAAGTCATTGGcccaaatagctttattcatccaccaataaacacaacacatatacagaaggacatcccacaccagtCATGGGTGACTGGGCTGTAGAGAGGCCATAGAACAACAGCATCATCAAAGGAGAGTAAAGGGTTAAGGAGAACACGAGAGCTGGAGGGACCCACTGGCACTTAGAGAGAACTGAATGAATGCGGAAGGGACCCATGAGGCAGGAGAAAATCCAGGAGTGTAGAATCGTGAAAACCAAGAAGTAGGCACCAGAAGAAATGTCACGTGTCAGCTGAACTCAGCACCCAGCGGGTCAGAGGTGACCACGGAATGCAGTTTAAGGCATACATGGTAGCAGCAGAAGAGTGAATTAGAATAGAGCTTcctggggaaatggctccatCAAAAGTCCTTTGGAGAGGATGAAAAGTAAAAGGTAAAGGTAGAAGTTGTAAGTCCCAAGCCCCGGTCTCTggtctccatctttggaggccccatcCCTGTGCCCACCAAGCCTTGACCCCTCCCTGGAAGAGTGTCAAGACGAGCCCGCCAAAATCTTGACCATTCCCCCAGTCTACTTAAACTGCTTCCCCGGAAAGTCCCCTCATGGTGGTCCCCTGTGCCCccctcacctccacccccacccctgttcGCTGCCTCCCGGTTCCCCCTCGGGACCACccaagagcacaggaatcccattaaacctggatatttcttaatttggcttgattgggatttttgcatcagCAAAAAGCTTGCTAGGAAAAAATCCTAACAGACATCATATAGCGATGGGTACAGGAGAGATGGGCCAGCTGGGAGACCTTAAGTCTGTGTGTGGTTTGGAGAGAGCCAGGCATGAGGCAGTAAGCAACAGAAAAGCTATCAGCAGGTAGTACTGAAATGTTAGAGGGGACTTGTCAGGAGCATAGCCAATAGGCTTTATTTAGCCCCTGGGGTCAGTCAGGCCAGAGAATTAACTCCTTAGCCCTGGATGGTAGCTCTTTAGGTGCCCCATAGTGATCTGGTATAGCCATCACAGTCTAAGGGTCCAAAGAAATAGGTGCTATAAACGTTAATGCCTAAGGAATCCTCTGTTCCTGCAGGACTTTAATTTGATCTCATGGGAAAGCCTTTATGGGCATGTGATTACAACTGTCTTGCCCTTTAAACTATATGAGGAGCTGGACCAAGACCTCAACTTGGCCCTCAAACCCAGACATCCCGGAGCTTGTCCTGTAGTCTGGGTGTCCATCTAAGCATTCCTGCTGGACCCCAAAGGTCCTTCCCTGGACCCAGGGAGTCTATACTGCAATGAGAGGTAGGGCCAAGGCAAAGGGATttctgggaaggactggggagggcAGAACTTAAAAGGCTTTCCAAGGGCTCAAAACACTATTTGGGCCCAACAATTTAATTTAAATCCCAAgaacctaaggaaaaaaaaaacatggtacgGTTGCATATGTCAGTATTCCCAGGATTCAGCCTGTCAAgaagggaagtagagaaagagcCAGTCAGCGGAGAGCACATAGCATGgcaaaaaggagagaggaagagacctcccaaaagctgtcctaTGACCTATACATATGCAATAGTAATAACGTTTAAGATTTGTATTTTGTCTGTGCATTTATGCTGTGGGGGCAGgggagtggaggccagaagaggaagttggaaaactggagttacagccaattgtgagccacctgatgagggtgctgggactcatcaaacctctggaagagcaggaggtGATATTAACCActcttcagcctcagtttcttttttaagggTTTTCCTGGCCAGGTGAAGTGGCACAAGCCTGTTTCCCAGAATTTGGGGTCagcagcaggaagatcagaaaaatCCAAGGTCATTTAAATTACtagcaagtttgaggttagcctagggCTACTGGAGACcctatcttcaaaaacaaacaaaagaggaagaaagactttCCTAAGGCACAGAAATGAGCCTGGCTagagggtttggttttgttttttaacaaacaGCAGCTAGGCCCATCCTCACCAAGGAGCAAAAGCAAGCATTCACCAAGTGTGAGCAACTGTaggagacacaaacacagacGACGATGATGCTGACAGCAAAAACACAGGACAGCTCTTTCCGTAAAGGGAATAAGCGTTTATTCTTGAGCCATATTTGAGTTGGCCAAGGCTCAAGAACACAGATTTAAGTTACCCCAAATTACATGTCCCAATGTGGAAATGGCTTCacaaagttttaaagttttacAGAACAAATTCATAAATCAAGCCAATGTAATGATGGGAGAAGCTTTCCTAAAGGCCTCATGTTTTCTGATGGCATCCTTAGCTTTTGGGGTGTGCAGCTAGGAATATGCTCAAGGAATGGCTATTCAGAGAGGTGAAGTGATTAGCCTCTGCACAGGCAACACCCCAACCTCTCCACATCACTACAGGTCTAATCAATCCGCGTTTGCAGACACAACTTCTTTCCAGGAATTCTGGTTGCCAGTGCTCTCCTGATGAATATCCATCTCTTTCAACATCAGCAACCAGAAGAGTGTAATTTTGGTGAGTAAGCCTAGAAAGATCACTCATGAACAGCCCCCACAGCACAAACTGTCTCCCTCAGACCAAGTTATCCTTTTTGACTGGCTGGAGAGCAAAAGAAATTAGTCTAGAGGGGTAGATAAGGCCCATTCAAC
Proteins encoded in this region:
- the Foxred1 gene encoding FAD-dependent oxidoreductase domain-containing protein 1, which gives rise to MLRKVLRIGLGSGLSNRGLRTRRGGFTLDWDAKVSEFKKKIECILPGKQWEEPYDTSHLPPKQSDVVIVGGGILGLSVAFWLKKLESRRGAIRVLVVEQDHTYSRASSTGPSVGGIWQQFSVPENVQLSLFSIDFLRNINEHLAVVDAPLVDLRFNPSGCLLLASEKDAATLENNVKMQRQEGAKVCLISPEQLQNKFPWINTEGVALASYGMEDEGWFDAWSLLQGLRRKVQSMGVLLYQGEVTRFITSSGHMQTPSGEQVVLRRINEVHVKMDKSLEYQPVECTAVINAAGPWSGQIAELAGIGKGLPGTLQGTKLPVEPRKRYVHLWHCPQGPGLETPLVADISGVYFRREGLGSNYLGGYSPTEEEEPDPTNLEVDHDFFQNKVWPHLAQRVPSFKTLKVQRSWAGYYDYNTFDQNGVVGPHPLVVNMYFATGFSGHGLQHAPGIGRAVAEMVLDGQFNTIDMSSFLFTRFYLGEKLQEYNIL